From a single Tumebacillus sp. BK434 genomic region:
- a CDS encoding tail fiber protein: protein MSEPFLGEIRLFANNYAPRGWMFCEGQILQINQNQALYSLLGAVYGGNGVTTFALPDYRGRVPIHVSSNIPLGTAQGEANHALTINEMPQHTHQVSASSNPASSTSPLNNAWAATDNVYDPAATMIQMDAQAISTAGGSQPHNNMQPYLVLNYAIAIQGIFPSRN, encoded by the coding sequence ATGTCTGAACCGTTCTTGGGCGAAATCCGCCTGTTCGCCAACAACTATGCACCGCGTGGCTGGATGTTTTGCGAAGGTCAAATCCTGCAGATTAACCAGAATCAGGCTCTCTATTCGCTGCTTGGCGCCGTCTACGGCGGCAACGGTGTGACCACGTTTGCTTTGCCAGACTACCGCGGCCGTGTGCCGATCCATGTCAGCAGCAACATTCCGCTTGGCACCGCGCAAGGCGAGGCCAATCATGCATTGACCATCAACGAAATGCCGCAACATACGCATCAGGTCTCTGCATCGTCCAATCCGGCCAGTTCGACATCCCCGCTGAACAACGCGTGGGCTGCCACAGACAACGTCTATGACCCGGCTGCAACGATGATACAAATGGACGCGCAAGCGATCTCCACCGCCGGCGGCTCGCAGCCGCACAACAACATGCAGCCGTACCTGGTCTTGAACTATGCCATCGCGATTCAGGGGATTTTCCCGAGTCGCAATTAG
- a CDS encoding tail fiber protein — translation MADAYIGEIRIFAGNFAPKGWALCNGQLMSIQQNTALFAILGIQYGGDGKTTFALPNLMGNAVMNQGAGQGLTPRTMGQQVGSQNVTLLTTEIPAHTHIPQAVDAIGNDSLPNGNVWSQAPKPNRSAPQPDLYDPTPNVLMSPLALNVTGGSQPHNNMQPYIAQNFIICLQGEFPSRG, via the coding sequence ATGGCAGACGCATATATCGGTGAAATTCGAATCTTTGCAGGTAATTTCGCACCGAAAGGCTGGGCACTCTGCAACGGCCAATTGATGTCGATTCAACAAAACACAGCGCTCTTCGCCATCCTTGGGATTCAATACGGCGGCGATGGCAAAACAACATTCGCGCTTCCGAACCTGATGGGCAACGCTGTGATGAACCAAGGCGCAGGACAAGGATTGACCCCGCGCACCATGGGTCAACAAGTAGGCTCTCAAAACGTGACGTTGCTCACTACAGAGATTCCTGCACATACGCATATCCCGCAAGCAGTTGATGCTATCGGGAATGATAGTTTACCCAATGGAAATGTTTGGTCACAAGCTCCTAAGCCGAATCGCTCGGCTCCACAACCGGATCTCTACGACCCCACCCCGAACGTGCTGATGTCCCCGCTCGCACTCAACGTCACCGGCGGCTCGCAGCCGCACAACAACATGCAGCCGTACATCGCGCAGAACTTCATCATCTGCCTGCAGGGCGAATTCCCGTCCCGCGGCTAA